One Longimicrobiales bacterium DNA window includes the following coding sequences:
- a CDS encoding DNA polymerase IV: protein MQESSTSRRILLVDCDAFFVQVARLEDPEGAGRADCLIVGGSATGRGVVTSASYAARAFGVRSAMPTAHALRLCPQAKVASVPRGAISARSLVVREALEDLSPVVQPASVDEFYLDLSGTERLFAGETLEATAWRIRQEVLERSEISVSIGAGTRRVIAKLATSYAKPAGVHVVLPGAEESFLRQLDLADIPGIGPALVETLAKKGLTRVDDAWNVQTEWLQRWLGERRGMWLYQRIRGIDSSEVDPHERRKSISSERTFFDDIDDDDELERRLLKLTGSVGRTLRGKSSRARTITIKLRDFDFKTRQHSRTVPEPIESDAAIYDVAKALLWDLRTDRRVPVRLVGVGLSGLTGSDDAPQLGLFAEPVAGETERERTVSRTVDELRNRFGSEAVMPGLLVEGWDRKKSKNPPDGEKSK, encoded by the coding sequence GTGCAGGAATCCTCAACCTCAAGGCGCATCCTCCTCGTCGACTGTGACGCGTTCTTCGTTCAGGTCGCGCGCCTAGAAGACCCGGAAGGGGCAGGCCGCGCGGATTGCCTCATCGTCGGGGGCTCCGCAACCGGCCGAGGCGTTGTCACTTCAGCGTCCTACGCCGCCCGAGCGTTCGGAGTGCGCTCCGCGATGCCGACCGCACATGCGCTGCGCCTGTGCCCTCAAGCCAAGGTGGCAAGCGTTCCCCGCGGAGCGATCAGTGCCCGAAGTCTGGTAGTGCGCGAGGCCCTCGAAGACCTCTCGCCCGTGGTGCAACCTGCCTCGGTAGATGAATTCTATCTCGACCTTTCGGGGACAGAACGACTCTTCGCTGGAGAAACGCTGGAAGCGACGGCTTGGAGAATCCGGCAGGAAGTGTTGGAGCGCTCAGAGATCTCGGTCTCCATTGGGGCTGGCACGCGTCGGGTCATCGCGAAGCTCGCGACTAGCTACGCAAAACCGGCTGGCGTCCACGTCGTACTTCCGGGAGCAGAGGAGTCCTTTCTCCGCCAACTCGACCTCGCAGACATTCCGGGGATCGGGCCAGCTTTGGTCGAGACCCTCGCGAAGAAGGGACTCACGCGGGTGGACGACGCGTGGAACGTCCAAACGGAGTGGTTACAGCGCTGGCTTGGTGAACGGCGCGGCATGTGGCTGTATCAGCGTATTCGGGGCATCGATTCGAGCGAGGTGGACCCTCATGAGCGAAGGAAGTCGATCTCGTCGGAGCGCACCTTTTTCGATGACATCGACGACGACGATGAGCTCGAGCGCCGCCTGCTGAAGCTCACCGGGTCCGTCGGCCGGACCTTACGCGGCAAGTCGTCGAGAGCACGCACCATCACGATCAAGCTACGCGACTTCGACTTCAAGACGCGCCAACACAGCCGGACGGTGCCCGAGCCCATCGAGTCCGATGCCGCGATCTACGATGTCGCCAAGGCCCTCCTCTGGGACCTTCGTACCGACCGCCGAGTCCCCGTACGCCTAGTTGGAGTCGGGCTCAGTGGCTTGACCGGATCCGATGATGCCCCGCAACTCGGTCTCTTCGCGGAACCGGTGGCGGGGGAGACCGAACGAGAACGCACCGTCTCCCGTACTGTGGACGAACTGCGCAACCGATTCGGCAGCGAAGCCGTGATGCCTGGCCTCCTTGTGGAAGGCTGGGATAGGAAGAAGAGCAAGAATCCACCGGACGGAGAGAAATCGAAGTGA
- a CDS encoding metalloregulator ArsR/SmtB family transcription factor, whose amino-acid sequence MNTTATTPILERLSALGDETRTRILALLERSEMTVSELCSVLQIAQPNISRHLKTLTSEGWIEARAAGRSRHYRLAAELEPAALGLWQIVRDEVTGTTPFNTDADRAGAVLDERGRQSAAFFAEVAERWDEVRADLFGSSAAAAPLLGLLRAEWTVGDLGTGTGALAETIAPFVQKVIGVDRSGEMLEAAKVRTESLGSVDLRLGELEGLPIEDAELDVAILALVLHYVVDPVAVLHEVARALKPGGSVIILDMREHQRGVGYLEDMGHVWPGFATDDLRSWLERSGFSGINVTSLRPELSASGPPLFLASARNS is encoded by the coding sequence ATGAATACGACTGCCACCACACCGATCCTAGAGCGCCTGAGCGCGCTCGGAGATGAAACCCGGACACGGATTCTCGCACTGCTTGAACGAAGCGAGATGACGGTGTCCGAGCTGTGCTCAGTCTTACAGATCGCTCAGCCCAACATCAGTCGGCACCTGAAGACTTTGACGTCGGAGGGGTGGATCGAGGCCCGTGCAGCGGGGCGTAGCAGACATTACCGATTGGCCGCCGAGCTCGAACCCGCTGCGCTCGGCCTGTGGCAGATCGTCCGCGACGAGGTCACGGGTACGACTCCGTTCAACACGGATGCCGATCGGGCGGGGGCGGTCTTGGATGAACGGGGCCGCCAATCCGCCGCCTTCTTCGCGGAGGTGGCCGAGCGCTGGGATGAAGTGCGTGCTGACCTTTTCGGGTCGTCAGCCGCCGCAGCTCCGCTGCTCGGTCTACTTCGTGCCGAGTGGACCGTAGGCGACCTCGGTACCGGTACAGGAGCCTTGGCCGAAACGATCGCCCCCTTCGTCCAGAAGGTGATCGGGGTAGACCGGTCGGGGGAGATGCTCGAGGCCGCGAAGGTCCGCACAGAATCGCTTGGCTCAGTGGATCTCAGGCTCGGCGAACTCGAAGGCCTTCCTATTGAAGATGCCGAACTCGATGTCGCCATCCTCGCTCTGGTTCTTCACTACGTCGTGGATCCGGTCGCCGTCCTGCACGAGGTGGCCCGAGCTTTGAAGCCAGGGGGTTCCGTGATCATCCTCGATATGCGCGAACACCAAAGGGGAGTCGGCTATCTGGAAGACATGGGTCATGTCTGGCCCGGTTTCGCTACAGATGACCTCCGAAGCTGGCTCGAGCGATCCGGCTTCTCCGGAATCAACGTCACGTCATTACGGCCGGAGCTCAGCGCTTCCGGCCCTCCGCTTTTCCTAGCCTCGGCGCGCAACAGCTGA
- a CDS encoding acyl-CoA desaturase — MAHHHDHAPHDDIVYPATIPFLLVHLATLGAIWTGVPAKAVWVAVALYVVRMWAITAGYHRYFSHRSYKTSRVFQFLMAWIGQSSAQRGVIWWAAVHRHHHLHSDTLDDVHSPRHHGFLYAHMGWIFNPKNEKPDYGTVRDLTQYPELVLLDRFTYTPAIVLGTALFLWGGWPMLVVGFFWSTVALYHCTFFINSLAHEMGSQRYLTGDDSRNNFFLAIITLGEGWHNNHHHYQSSTRQGFQWWEVDISFYVLKVMSWFRVVWDLRAPPEAIVRGEKPVGRKVVEKVAAELAGAFNVEIYAARVKESWAESHTLDDLAERAKRTREQLEERLTEMSMPLLPTVPELREKAEEMFQESPSLDEIVNRAHELLAAAVAAHVCSTAAAGT; from the coding sequence GTGGCTCACCACCATGACCACGCGCCGCACGACGACATCGTTTACCCGGCAACAATCCCGTTCCTATTGGTCCATCTGGCGACCTTGGGAGCGATTTGGACGGGTGTGCCCGCCAAGGCGGTTTGGGTCGCGGTAGCGCTGTATGTCGTTCGTATGTGGGCGATCACGGCGGGGTACCATCGGTACTTCAGCCATCGCTCCTACAAGACGAGCAGGGTCTTTCAGTTCCTGATGGCCTGGATCGGACAATCATCCGCTCAGCGGGGCGTGATTTGGTGGGCTGCCGTGCATCGGCACCACCATCTCCACTCGGACACGCTGGATGACGTGCATTCTCCGCGGCATCACGGATTCCTGTACGCGCACATGGGTTGGATTTTTAACCCGAAGAACGAGAAGCCAGACTATGGGACTGTGCGTGACCTGACCCAGTACCCCGAGCTCGTGCTGCTGGATCGCTTCACGTACACGCCTGCGATCGTCCTAGGAACTGCCCTGTTCTTGTGGGGTGGCTGGCCGATGCTTGTGGTGGGGTTCTTCTGGAGCACGGTCGCACTGTACCATTGCACGTTCTTCATCAACTCGCTGGCCCACGAAATGGGCTCGCAACGGTACCTGACCGGTGATGATTCCCGCAACAATTTCTTCCTGGCGATCATCACGCTGGGTGAGGGTTGGCACAACAACCACCACCACTACCAGAGTTCCACGAGGCAGGGCTTCCAGTGGTGGGAAGTCGATATCTCCTTCTATGTGCTCAAGGTCATGTCCTGGTTCCGCGTCGTTTGGGATCTAAGAGCACCGCCCGAGGCAATTGTCCGGGGTGAGAAGCCGGTGGGTCGTAAGGTCGTCGAGAAGGTCGCTGCCGAACTGGCCGGGGCGTTCAATGTCGAGATCTACGCGGCGCGGGTTAAGGAGTCGTGGGCCGAGTCCCATACTCTGGACGACCTTGCCGAACGTGCGAAGCGCACTCGTGAACAGTTGGAAGAGCGGCTGACCGAAATGTCGATGCCGCTTCTCCCTACGGTGCCGGAACTGCGTGAGAAAGCTGAGGAGATGTTCCAGGAGTCTCCCTCTCTCGACGAGATCGTGAATCGCGCTCATGAGCTGTTGGCTGCGGCAGTGGCTGCGCACGTTTGTTCGACGGCCGCCGCGGGCACGTAA
- a CDS encoding BtpA/SgcQ family protein: protein MTAETHMPGLSSVWPSGHPLIGMVHLLPLPGSPRWGGSMHRVLDRAEADANALAKAGFDGVIVENFGDVPFFPDVVPPETIAALTSAVSRVASCSSAPVGVNVLRNDARAALGIAVATEARFIRVNVHTGSMWTDQGLIEGRAHETMRARRELGMDVAVLADVFVKHATPPTDATLDDAANDTFHRGLADALIVSGRGTGLETELKDVQTVRATAPDVPLLIGSGMNVENGPGLLALADGAIVGSAVMNEGRPGSGIDPVRAAAFISAVRG from the coding sequence GTGACTGCCGAAACTCACATGCCAGGATTGTCTTCAGTTTGGCCGTCGGGGCATCCCTTGATTGGGATGGTCCACCTGCTGCCACTCCCAGGGTCCCCGCGCTGGGGCGGATCAATGCACCGAGTCCTCGATCGAGCTGAAGCAGATGCGAACGCTCTCGCCAAAGCTGGTTTCGACGGTGTGATCGTGGAGAACTTCGGCGACGTGCCCTTCTTCCCGGATGTGGTGCCCCCGGAGACGATCGCTGCGCTCACCTCAGCCGTGTCACGCGTCGCCTCCTGCTCCAGTGCCCCAGTCGGCGTGAACGTGCTGCGGAATGATGCACGCGCGGCTCTAGGCATCGCCGTTGCCACCGAGGCGCGTTTCATTCGTGTCAACGTGCACACGGGGTCGATGTGGACCGACCAGGGTCTGATCGAAGGGCGCGCTCACGAGACGATGCGCGCACGACGAGAACTCGGCATGGACGTAGCCGTACTTGCGGACGTCTTCGTGAAACACGCCACGCCACCCACTGACGCAACGCTCGACGACGCGGCCAACGATACGTTCCATCGCGGCCTCGCCGATGCTCTGATTGTCTCGGGCCGCGGCACCGGATTGGAAACGGAGCTCAAAGACGTCCAGACCGTTCGGGCCACCGCACCTGATGTGCCGTTGTTGATCGGGAGCGGAATGAACGTCGAGAACGGCCCCGGCCTACTCGCGTTAGCCGACGGAGCCATCGTGGGATCGGCGGTCATGAATGAAGGACGGCCCGGATCCGGAATCGATCCGGTCCGGGCCGCAGCCTTCATATCCGCTGTGCGAGGCTAA
- a CDS encoding DUF5715 family protein: MKRVDLSDSMGLRGIGCLLAAVILAGSVASPAFAQSLRGSAASLDRQNSVARQHDYTFIDTGDRIEYFASKGWLVRIRPNRNFQLHAVSFPFARPEVSLFVERLSQQYRAACGEQLVVTSLTRPTTRQPRNASERSVHPTGMAIDLRYSRNRNCRNWLEGVLGSLEGSGVLEATRERYPAHYHVAIFPQQYASYVGGIMTRSADRIAQVDYTVRSGDSLWTIARRHGTTVDDLRRTNGLRGSRIYAGQVLELPESR, from the coding sequence ATGAAGAGAGTCGATCTATCGGATTCGATGGGACTGCGTGGAATCGGCTGCCTTTTGGCGGCGGTGATTCTTGCGGGCAGTGTCGCGTCTCCAGCTTTCGCGCAGAGTCTCCGGGGATCGGCCGCATCGCTCGACCGCCAGAACTCGGTCGCGAGGCAACACGACTACACCTTTATCGACACGGGTGACCGCATTGAGTACTTCGCGTCGAAGGGCTGGCTCGTGCGGATCCGCCCGAACCGCAACTTCCAACTCCATGCCGTATCGTTCCCGTTTGCTCGGCCCGAGGTCTCGCTCTTTGTAGAGCGGCTGTCACAGCAATACCGAGCGGCCTGTGGAGAACAGCTCGTGGTGACGAGCCTGACTCGGCCCACGACACGCCAGCCGCGCAACGCTTCGGAGCGATCGGTCCACCCGACTGGTATGGCCATTGATCTCCGCTACAGCCGGAACCGGAACTGTCGTAATTGGCTGGAAGGTGTTCTTGGGTCTCTTGAGGGAAGCGGAGTGCTCGAGGCGACTCGAGAGCGCTATCCCGCGCATTATCACGTTGCCATCTTCCCCCAGCAGTATGCTTCTTACGTCGGCGGCATCATGACTCGTTCTGCCGATCGCATCGCTCAGGTCGACTACACAGTGCGGTCCGGCGACTCACTTTGGACGATTGCGCGTCGACATGGAACGACTGTGGACGATCTGAGGCGGACGAATGGTCTCCGAGGTAGCCGTATTTACGCCGGGCAGGTCCTCGAACTTCCCGAGTCTCGCTGA
- a CDS encoding sodium:alanine symporter family protein, whose product MDWLQPVVDILNRFLQPVVDFANEYIIEVGPSFGGERVPLMVILLLGTGLYLTFRTGFVQFSRLGHGFGVTTGKYDDPDDPGDVSHFEALTTALSATVGIGNIAGVAMAIHWGGPGALFWMWVTAILGMATKYSEVTLAQKYRTTDELGGVAGGPMYYIEKGLGPRWRPMAIFFAVMLGFTAFFTGNAVQANTVADQMNSAFGMPFWLTGGITAMIVGAVILGGIGRIGKVTSILAPFMAAIYVAGAVLIIVLNLGALPGAFTTIFAEAFNPSAGVAGIGAGVFVITLMWGVRRGLFSNEAGQGSAPIAHAAAKTDEPVSEGVVALLEPFIDTIVICSLTGLVIIMTGTYEQRFPTELTLGGGDITYTAEVESGRYAGVDAPSEIQIANGQHTQTGLDAPLVSWHEAGVDPLYTDADQTQLFTGTVYPDRGEAVGSNGTTYTSLYGGAVENAAPLTAAAFRQGLAPIGDWGHMIVVLGVLLFGISTAISWSYYGDRCAHYLLGQRAVLPYKFVFVGAHFVGAVLPLAVVWALGDVALAIVIWPNLIALLLLAPIVVAETKSYFERKPYEAMLAKNQSRNLGD is encoded by the coding sequence ATGGACTGGCTTCAGCCGGTAGTCGACATCCTCAATCGCTTCTTACAGCCGGTTGTGGACTTCGCCAACGAGTACATCATCGAAGTCGGTCCATCGTTCGGTGGGGAGCGGGTGCCGTTGATGGTCATCCTTCTGCTCGGGACCGGACTGTACCTCACGTTCCGAACCGGCTTCGTCCAGTTTAGTCGTCTGGGGCATGGCTTCGGTGTGACCACCGGGAAGTACGACGACCCGGACGACCCGGGTGACGTCTCGCACTTCGAGGCCCTCACTACCGCACTGTCTGCGACAGTCGGTATTGGGAACATTGCCGGCGTGGCGATGGCGATTCACTGGGGCGGACCAGGCGCCTTGTTTTGGATGTGGGTCACCGCAATTCTGGGGATGGCGACCAAGTACTCTGAGGTCACGCTTGCTCAGAAGTACCGCACGACCGATGAGCTTGGTGGGGTCGCCGGTGGACCGATGTACTACATCGAAAAGGGTCTCGGGCCGCGGTGGAGGCCTATGGCCATCTTCTTTGCCGTGATGCTGGGTTTCACTGCCTTCTTCACCGGCAACGCCGTACAGGCCAATACGGTGGCGGATCAGATGAACTCCGCGTTCGGGATGCCCTTCTGGCTCACGGGTGGCATCACGGCGATGATCGTCGGGGCGGTCATTCTGGGCGGCATCGGCAGAATCGGAAAAGTGACGTCTATTCTCGCGCCCTTCATGGCGGCGATTTACGTCGCGGGCGCAGTGTTGATCATCGTTCTGAACCTCGGGGCGCTGCCCGGCGCGTTCACGACGATCTTCGCCGAGGCGTTCAACCCGAGCGCGGGTGTTGCGGGCATCGGCGCGGGTGTCTTCGTGATCACCCTTATGTGGGGTGTTCGTCGAGGCTTGTTCTCAAACGAAGCGGGGCAGGGCTCCGCTCCGATCGCCCATGCAGCCGCGAAGACGGACGAGCCTGTCTCAGAGGGTGTCGTCGCGCTCCTCGAACCGTTCATCGACACGATCGTCATCTGCTCGCTCACGGGCCTCGTGATCATCATGACCGGTACGTATGAGCAGCGTTTCCCAACAGAACTGACGTTGGGCGGTGGTGATATCACGTATACCGCTGAGGTCGAGTCAGGGCGGTACGCGGGAGTGGATGCTCCGTCTGAGATTCAGATTGCGAATGGTCAGCACACGCAGACGGGCCTGGATGCGCCCCTCGTGTCGTGGCACGAAGCGGGCGTCGATCCGCTCTACACTGACGCCGACCAGACGCAGCTGTTTACGGGGACTGTGTACCCGGACCGCGGAGAGGCCGTTGGCTCGAATGGGACGACCTACACATCCCTATACGGTGGTGCTGTGGAAAACGCCGCGCCGCTGACTGCGGCCGCCTTCCGACAGGGCTTGGCTCCGATCGGTGACTGGGGCCACATGATTGTTGTGTTGGGCGTGCTTCTCTTCGGAATCTCTACCGCGATCTCGTGGAGTTACTACGGAGACCGTTGCGCGCATTACCTGCTCGGTCAGAGAGCTGTGCTCCCGTACAAGTTCGTCTTTGTGGGAGCTCACTTCGTGGGTGCTGTGCTCCCACTTGCTGTCGTGTGGGCGCTCGGTGATGTGGCTCTTGCCATCGTAATCTGGCCGAACCTGATCGCCCTGCTGCTGCTCGCGCCGATCGTAGTCGCGGAGACCAAGAGCTACTTCGAGCGGAAGCCCTACGAGGCCATGCTTGCGAAAAACCAATCGCGGAATCTTGGCGACTAA
- the ahcY gene encoding adenosylhomocysteinase, which produces MSDTAVAPEKGIDTDRPPFKVADLSLAEWGRNEIRLAEQEMPGLMSARAEYGPEQPLAGLKVAGSLHMTVQTAVLIETLMDLGADVRWVSCNIFSTQDHAAAAVAVGRDGTPEEPKGAAVFAWKDETLEEYWWCTDQMLMWPDGSGPDLLVDDGGDATLVMHKGVEYATAENVPTFDPKTEPEEWGVILDLLRKTLTEDPGKWARIVADLKGVSEETTTGVHRLYEMEAAGSLLFPAINVNDSVTKSKFDNLYGCRHSVVDGLNRATDVMLAGKTALVLGYGDVGKGCAQALKGQGARVSIAEIDPICALQASMEGYSVERLEDCVGRMDVFITATGNKDIITAAHMGRMKDKAIVANIGHFDNEIDMAGLAKVDGIEKTEIKPQYHEWTFKDGHSVLILAEGRLMNLGCATGHPSFVMSASFTNQVIAQIELARNTGEYANKVYVLPKHLDEKVARLHLEKLAIDLTVLSDEQAAYINVPKDGPYKPEYYRY; this is translated from the coding sequence ATGAGCGATACCGCAGTAGCACCAGAAAAAGGAATCGACACGGACCGGCCCCCGTTCAAGGTGGCGGACCTGTCTCTCGCAGAGTGGGGCCGGAATGAAATCCGCCTGGCCGAACAGGAGATGCCCGGCCTGATGTCCGCGCGGGCCGAGTACGGCCCCGAGCAGCCGCTCGCGGGTCTTAAGGTAGCGGGCTCGTTGCACATGACTGTGCAGACTGCGGTACTCATCGAAACGCTCATGGACTTGGGCGCCGACGTACGCTGGGTCTCGTGCAACATCTTCTCTACTCAGGACCACGCAGCAGCCGCGGTCGCGGTGGGCCGTGACGGCACACCAGAGGAGCCCAAGGGCGCTGCTGTCTTCGCCTGGAAAGATGAGACGCTCGAGGAGTACTGGTGGTGCACGGACCAAATGCTCATGTGGCCCGACGGATCGGGTCCGGATCTGCTCGTCGACGACGGCGGTGATGCGACGCTCGTCATGCACAAAGGTGTCGAGTACGCGACGGCAGAAAACGTCCCGACCTTCGACCCAAAGACAGAGCCAGAGGAGTGGGGCGTAATTCTCGACCTACTTCGCAAAACGCTCACAGAAGACCCCGGAAAGTGGGCGCGGATCGTCGCTGACCTGAAGGGCGTGTCTGAGGAGACCACGACCGGCGTGCACCGCTTGTACGAGATGGAAGCCGCCGGATCACTCCTCTTCCCGGCAATCAACGTCAACGACTCGGTCACCAAGTCGAAGTTCGACAACCTCTACGGTTGCCGGCACTCGGTCGTGGACGGCCTCAACCGAGCCACGGACGTGATGCTCGCCGGAAAGACGGCGCTCGTCTTAGGCTACGGCGATGTGGGTAAAGGCTGCGCTCAGGCGCTGAAGGGTCAGGGTGCCCGAGTCTCTATCGCTGAGATCGACCCGATCTGTGCGCTCCAGGCCAGCATGGAGGGATATTCCGTAGAAAGACTGGAAGACTGCGTCGGGAGGATGGACGTCTTCATCACTGCCACCGGAAACAAAGACATCATCACGGCGGCTCACATGGGCCGAATGAAGGACAAGGCGATCGTCGCGAACATCGGCCACTTCGACAACGAGATCGACATGGCGGGCCTCGCCAAGGTCGATGGCATCGAGAAGACAGAGATCAAGCCACAGTACCACGAGTGGACGTTCAAGGACGGGCACTCCGTGCTGATCCTGGCAGAAGGGCGCCTCATGAACCTGGGCTGCGCTACCGGACATCCGAGCTTCGTGATGTCCGCCAGCTTCACCAACCAGGTCATTGCTCAGATTGAGTTGGCCCGCAACACCGGCGAATACGCCAACAAGGTCTATGTGCTGCCGAAGCACCTAGACGAGAAGGTGGCCCGGCTCCACCTCGAGAAGCTCGCCATCGACCTGACCGTGCTCTCGGACGAGCAGGCGGCGTACATCAACGTGCCGAAGGATGGGCCGTACAAGCCTGAGTACTACCGCTACTAG
- a CDS encoding sulfite exporter TauE/SafE family protein: MSESLVTALILLLVGFVGGTINTIAGGGSLLMLPVLIFLGLPPTVANGTNRVAILIQNMGAASSFHRRDLIPVHWLKFAILPALLGAGLGTFGAVRAGDLAFQRVLVVVMVLAAAATFWRPELPGPDHDAPVPTGRRAWVFRIIFFGVGAYGGFIQAGLGFVTLAVTSAVGLDLIKGNAFKVALVLSFTPLALAVFAMSGQVNWVMGFSLAGGTFLGGLLGVHLQVLTGQKWVRAIVTVMIVLFAVRLLFFE, translated from the coding sequence GTGTCCGAAAGCCTTGTCACAGCCCTGATCTTGCTCCTCGTTGGCTTCGTTGGCGGGACGATCAATACCATCGCGGGGGGCGGCTCTCTCCTGATGTTGCCGGTCCTGATTTTCTTGGGGCTGCCGCCAACTGTAGCGAATGGGACCAACCGGGTCGCGATCCTGATTCAGAACATGGGTGCGGCCAGCAGCTTTCACCGGAGGGACTTGATTCCGGTCCATTGGCTGAAGTTCGCGATTCTTCCGGCCCTTCTCGGGGCTGGCCTCGGCACCTTTGGAGCTGTCCGGGCTGGGGACTTGGCGTTTCAACGGGTGTTGGTTGTTGTGATGGTGCTCGCCGCGGCGGCGACGTTCTGGCGGCCAGAGTTGCCGGGACCGGATCATGACGCACCCGTCCCGACAGGCCGACGCGCCTGGGTGTTCCGCATCATCTTCTTCGGCGTTGGCGCGTATGGCGGCTTCATCCAGGCCGGTCTTGGCTTCGTGACTCTGGCTGTGACATCCGCCGTGGGTCTAGACCTGATCAAGGGCAACGCGTTCAAGGTGGCGTTGGTACTCAGCTTCACCCCACTGGCGCTCGCGGTTTTTGCGATGAGTGGTCAAGTGAACTGGGTAATGGGCTTCAGTCTGGCCGGCGGCACGTTTCTAGGCGGCCTGCTGGGTGTGCACTTGCAGGTACTCACGGGCCAGAAATGGGTGCGGGCCATCGTGACCGTGATGATCGTCCTCTTTGCGGTCCGCTTGCTCTTTTTCGAGTGA
- a CDS encoding histidine kinase dimerization/phospho-acceptor domain-containing protein — protein sequence MQRPVYLISDQADVFAALSRPENPPTVLADAHELGQLESRDPGLVLLDRASRPDSEVMVLAALIAPADPSWVLGIVDAEDRRIRTVGFGRRHAATDVADFASASNDRPGLMLELRGVLTEISRVRHDLNNPLTSALAEVQLLLLDIEDPEVREALEVTQAQLRRMRDMIVDSKHLRLVED from the coding sequence ATGCAACGGCCTGTATATTTAATTTCGGATCAGGCGGACGTTTTCGCGGCGCTGAGCCGGCCGGAGAACCCGCCTACGGTGTTGGCGGATGCCCACGAATTGGGGCAGCTCGAGTCCCGTGACCCGGGGCTCGTTCTCCTTGATCGCGCTTCGCGGCCGGACAGCGAGGTCATGGTACTTGCAGCGCTCATCGCGCCGGCCGACCCCTCGTGGGTGCTCGGGATCGTGGATGCTGAGGACCGACGGATCCGTACGGTTGGCTTCGGCCGTCGCCACGCAGCGACCGACGTCGCCGATTTTGCGTCTGCTTCGAACGATCGGCCGGGGCTGATGCTGGAGCTCCGTGGTGTTCTCACAGAGATCTCCCGTGTGCGACACGACCTTAACAATCCGCTGACGTCCGCTCTGGCCGAAGTTCAACTGCTCCTGTTAGACATCGAAGACCCAGAGGTCCGGGAGGCTCTCGAGGTTACTCAGGCGCAGCTTCGCCGCATGCGCGACATGATCGTCGACTCAAAACACCTCCGGCTCGTAGAGGATTGA
- a CDS encoding superoxide dismutase, translating into MAYPFDLPELGYAHNALEPNIDARTMEIHHGKHHAGYTAKLNAAIEGHADLHGKSADDLLSDLDALPEGIRGAVRNNGGGYVNHALFWDVMTPGGASAPSDDLAAAIDSAFGSLDDFKSKFQAAAGAQFGSGWGWLCVDGQGGLQCFATANQDSPVMQGMTPILGVDVWEHAYYLNYQNRRPDYLTSFWNVVNWDVVGARYSAAKG; encoded by the coding sequence ATGGCCTATCCGTTCGATCTTCCCGAGTTGGGTTATGCGCACAATGCGCTCGAGCCCAACATCGATGCCCGTACCATGGAGATCCACCATGGCAAACATCACGCCGGTTATACCGCAAAGCTAAATGCCGCGATCGAGGGGCACGCGGACTTACATGGCAAGTCTGCCGATGATCTGCTTTCCGATCTCGACGCGCTTCCAGAGGGGATTCGGGGCGCGGTTCGTAACAACGGCGGTGGATATGTGAACCATGCGCTCTTCTGGGATGTCATGACGCCCGGTGGGGCCTCAGCGCCGTCGGATGACCTCGCGGCCGCGATTGATTCGGCTTTTGGTTCACTCGACGACTTCAAGTCCAAGTTCCAGGCGGCAGCAGGTGCGCAGTTCGGATCCGGCTGGGGGTGGCTGTGCGTGGATGGCCAAGGCGGCTTGCAGTGCTTTGCGACCGCGAATCAGGACAGCCCCGTTATGCAGGGGATGACGCCGATCCTCGGTGTAGACGTCTGGGAGCACGCGTACTATTTGAATTACCAGAACCGGCGCCCTGATTACCTGACGTCCTTCTGGAATGTGGTTAACTGGGACGTGGTTGGCGCCCGATACTCAGCAGCAAAGGGCTGA